In Sulfuracidifex metallicus DSM 6482 = JCM 9184, a single window of DNA contains:
- a CDS encoding TrpB-like pyridoxal phosphate-dependent enzyme → MITRYDLPQDQIPKTWYNILPDLPEPLPTPMDETGRSMEILKQVLPSKVLEYEFSQERYPKIPEEILDRYMQIGRPTPLIRARKLEDYLGNTVKIFLKMESHTYTGSHKINSALAHVYFAKEEGANFVSTETGAGQWGAAVSLAAALFKVKAHVFMVRTSYFAKPYRRYLMQMYRADVHPSPSEFTPYGRELLEKDPNNPGSLGIAITDAVRFALENRGKYVVGSVVNSDIMFKTIAGQEAKVQMEMAGENPDYIIGVVGGGSNYAALAYPFLGDELRSGKIRRKYIASGSLEVPKMTQGVYRYDYPDSGKVLPQLKMYTIGSQFIPPPVYAGGLRYHAVAPTLSLLMNKGIVESRDYDQDTAFKWARIFSEVEGWVPAPETSHALPIIKEIADQAREEGEKKTVLVSFSGHGLLDLGNYAEVLGFK, encoded by the coding sequence ATGATAACTAGATACGATTTACCTCAGGATCAGATACCTAAAACGTGGTACAACATATTGCCAGATCTTCCAGAGCCGTTACCTACACCTATGGACGAAACAGGTAGGTCAATGGAAATCCTCAAGCAAGTTCTACCCTCAAAAGTCCTTGAATATGAATTCTCGCAGGAAAGGTATCCTAAGATACCTGAAGAGATTCTCGATAGGTACATGCAGATTGGAAGACCTACCCCGCTTATAAGGGCTAGAAAACTCGAGGACTACTTGGGAAACACGGTTAAGATTTTCCTGAAAATGGAGAGCCACACTTACACCGGATCACATAAGATAAACAGTGCCCTTGCACACGTTTACTTCGCCAAAGAGGAGGGAGCTAATTTTGTGTCCACAGAAACTGGGGCAGGACAGTGGGGTGCAGCAGTTTCCTTAGCTGCAGCTCTATTCAAAGTGAAGGCTCACGTTTTCATGGTTAGGACAAGCTACTTCGCAAAACCATACAGACGGTACTTAATGCAGATGTATAGGGCAGACGTACATCCTTCTCCTTCAGAGTTCACACCTTACGGTAGGGAACTGCTTGAGAAGGATCCTAACAACCCTGGCTCCCTAGGTATAGCAATCACGGACGCAGTTAGGTTCGCTTTGGAGAACAGAGGAAAGTACGTGGTAGGGAGCGTAGTCAACTCCGACATAATGTTCAAGACAATCGCAGGTCAGGAAGCTAAGGTGCAAATGGAGATGGCTGGCGAAAATCCAGATTACATCATAGGGGTGGTGGGAGGTGGTTCCAACTATGCAGCATTAGCTTATCCCTTCCTTGGAGACGAGTTGAGAAGCGGAAAAATCAGGAGAAAGTACATAGCCTCAGGATCGCTAGAGGTACCCAAGATGACACAAGGTGTATACAGATATGATTACCCTGACAGCGGGAAGGTTCTACCCCAGCTAAAGATGTACACTATAGGTTCACAGTTCATACCTCCGCCAGTATACGCAGGAGGATTGAGATACCACGCCGTTGCACCAACACTTTCCCTACTCATGAACAAAGGGATAGTTGAATCTAGGGACTACGATCAAGACACAGCTTTCAAGTGGGCTAGGATATTCTCCGAGGTTGAGGGATGGGTTCCTGCTCCTGAAACTAGCCACGCGTTACCAATAATAAAGGAAATAGCGGATCAAGCTAGAGAGGAAGGAGAGAAGAAGACCGTGTTGGTGAGCTTCTCAGGTCACGGTCTATTGGATCTAGGAAACTATGCTGAAGTATTAGGTTTTAAGTGA
- a CDS encoding nucleotidyltransferase domain-containing protein, giving the protein MSIRQREFMDYVYELCSKYTVILFGSRGRGDFTEESDYDILVIGEGNVPMHQEEWIDVYFVELSSLDKKIEEFHPFVIDSFYEGFPLCDTLKIYDKIKVKVLERVKGFRKDKIGWIKESKK; this is encoded by the coding sequence TTGTCTATTAGACAAAGAGAATTCATGGATTACGTTTACGAATTGTGCAGTAAATATACGGTTATCCTTTTCGGCTCCAGAGGTAGAGGAGACTTCACGGAGGAGAGCGACTACGACATCTTGGTGATCGGTGAAGGCAATGTTCCCATGCACCAAGAGGAATGGATAGACGTATACTTCGTAGAACTGTCCTCGTTAGATAAGAAGATAGAGGAGTTTCATCCCTTCGTTATAGATTCTTTTTACGAGGGTTTTCCCTTATGTGATACACTGAAGATATACGACAAGATTAAGGTAAAAGTTCTGGAGAGAGTTAAGGGATTTAGAAAGGATAAGATTGGATGGATAAAGGAAAGTAAGAAATAG